A region of Pseudarthrobacter sp. NIBRBAC000502770 DNA encodes the following proteins:
- a CDS encoding peptidylprolyl isomerase: MTAIATAKATIHTSLGDIVVNLFGNHAPKTVKNFVGLSTGEQAWTHPETGEDKTGTPLYNGTIFHRIIKDFMIQAGDPLGRGTGGPGYRFDDEIHPELSFNQPYKLAMANAGIQMGKGTNGSQFFITTIPTDWLQGKHTIFGEVADEESKKVVDAIEGVRTGMGDRPVEDVTINSIDIEQL, from the coding sequence ATGACTGCAATCGCAACCGCAAAAGCAACCATCCACACCAGCCTCGGCGACATCGTGGTTAACCTCTTCGGCAACCACGCGCCCAAGACGGTCAAGAACTTCGTGGGCCTTTCCACCGGCGAGCAGGCCTGGACCCACCCGGAAACCGGCGAGGACAAGACCGGCACGCCGCTTTACAACGGAACCATCTTCCACCGCATCATCAAGGACTTCATGATCCAGGCCGGCGATCCCCTGGGCCGTGGAACCGGTGGTCCGGGCTACCGTTTTGACGACGAGATCCACCCCGAGCTGAGCTTCAACCAGCCCTACAAGCTGGCCATGGCCAACGCCGGCATCCAGATGGGCAAGGGCACCAACGGTTCACAGTTCTTCATCACCACCATTCCCACGGACTGGCTCCAGGGCAAGCACACCATCTTTGGTGAAGTTGCCGACGAGGAATCCAAGAAGGTTGTCGACGCCATCGAGGGTGTCCGCACCGGCATGGGCGACCGCCCGGTTGAGGACGTCACCATCAACAGCATCGACATCGAACAGCTGTAA
- a CDS encoding rhomboid family intramembrane serine protease, protein MSYGIPSAEPSAQVPVCPRHPDRPSYVRCQRCGRPACPDCQRAAAVGFQCVDCVNETKRTTPEVRSVYGGAAATGKPLVTFGIIAACVAVYALQMLIPGDWVYKQFAYNNIFVAPQYGAFEPWRMVTSAFLHSPDSFLHILLNMYTLWIFGQALEPVLGRARFLAVYLISALGGSVGYLLLNPVLVPGQGLVGLVGASGAIFGLFGAMLLVQRQRGGDTRQLWVLIAINGVIGFLIPHIAWQAHLGGLITGGLCAAVLAYTPRGRRQGLLQALGLAAVVVLLAAVSWARVTL, encoded by the coding sequence ATGAGCTACGGAATTCCGTCGGCCGAGCCGTCCGCCCAGGTCCCGGTCTGCCCCCGGCACCCGGACCGGCCCTCCTACGTACGGTGCCAGCGCTGCGGGCGCCCGGCATGCCCGGACTGCCAGCGGGCGGCCGCCGTCGGATTCCAATGCGTTGACTGCGTCAACGAAACAAAACGTACGACGCCGGAGGTGCGGTCGGTCTACGGCGGCGCCGCAGCCACCGGGAAGCCTTTGGTGACGTTCGGCATCATCGCAGCGTGCGTAGCCGTCTACGCCCTGCAAATGCTCATTCCTGGCGACTGGGTCTACAAGCAGTTTGCCTACAACAATATTTTTGTCGCCCCGCAGTACGGCGCCTTCGAGCCATGGCGGATGGTGACGTCAGCCTTCCTCCACTCCCCGGACTCCTTTCTACACATCCTCCTGAACATGTACACGCTGTGGATCTTTGGGCAGGCACTGGAACCGGTCCTGGGCCGGGCCCGCTTCCTTGCGGTGTACTTGATCTCCGCCCTTGGCGGCTCGGTGGGGTACCTGCTGCTAAACCCTGTGCTGGTTCCCGGCCAGGGCCTGGTGGGGCTGGTCGGCGCTTCAGGTGCCATCTTTGGCCTCTTCGGTGCCATGTTGCTGGTTCAACGCCAGCGGGGCGGCGATACACGGCAGCTCTGGGTCCTGATTGCCATCAACGGCGTCATTGGCTTCCTGATCCCCCACATCGCCTGGCAGGCCCACCTGGGCGGCCTCATTACCGGTGGTCTCTGTGCCGCTGTCCTTGCCTACACGCCGCGGGGACGCCGCCAGGGCCTCCTCCAGGCACTCGGCTTGGCCGCCGTGGTGGTGCTGCTCGCCGCAGTGAGCTGGGCACGGGTGACGCTCTAA
- a CDS encoding carboxymuconolactone decarboxylase family protein, protein MSATEHLYLDKQHPALWRAISGLGLKVQEAAEEAGLGRGLVELLNVRISQLNGCAYCLDLHVRKAAEAGETPQRLAVLPAWRETALFTDQERAALALVESITELPDERSREHAEAYARERLSAAEFSAVSWLAVTMNAFNRVSITSHHPVRRDRP, encoded by the coding sequence GTGAGCGCCACCGAACACCTGTACCTGGACAAACAGCATCCGGCCCTCTGGAGAGCCATCAGCGGGTTGGGACTGAAGGTCCAGGAAGCAGCAGAAGAGGCCGGACTGGGCCGGGGCCTGGTGGAACTCCTGAATGTGCGCATTTCCCAGCTCAACGGCTGCGCGTATTGCTTGGACCTCCATGTCCGGAAGGCCGCCGAGGCCGGTGAAACCCCGCAGCGGCTCGCGGTCCTGCCCGCATGGCGTGAAACGGCACTCTTCACCGACCAGGAGCGCGCCGCCCTGGCCTTGGTGGAAAGCATTACAGAACTCCCGGACGAACGGTCACGGGAGCACGCGGAGGCTTATGCGCGGGAGCGGCTCAGCGCCGCGGAGTTTTCGGCCGTGAGTTGGCTTGCCGTGACCATGAATGCCTTCAACCGGGTGTCCATCACCAGCCACCACCCGGTGCGGCGGGACCGCCCATAG
- a CDS encoding DNA-3-methyladenine glycosylase I, whose amino-acid sequence MAPDSTGVIVGEDGLARPAWAATDPLMREYYDQEWGLPVTDEQGLYERICLEGFQAGLSWATILRKRPAFRAAFAGFDPDAVALFGAPEVERLMQDPGIIRNRLKILAAVKNAQATQELRNDGGLVDFVWSFRPASTPKPQAITDIPTQSEESVALSKALRKRGFSFVGPTTMFALMEAIGMVDTHLLQSHRRGSSGVWPIEA is encoded by the coding sequence CTGGCTCCGGATTCCACCGGCGTGATCGTTGGCGAGGATGGCCTGGCGCGGCCTGCCTGGGCTGCCACGGATCCGCTGATGCGCGAATATTACGACCAGGAATGGGGGCTGCCCGTTACCGACGAGCAGGGCCTCTACGAGCGGATTTGCCTTGAGGGTTTCCAGGCGGGTCTTTCCTGGGCCACCATCCTGCGAAAGCGGCCGGCCTTCCGCGCGGCCTTCGCCGGCTTTGATCCGGATGCCGTGGCGCTTTTTGGCGCCCCGGAGGTGGAGCGGCTGATGCAGGACCCCGGCATCATCCGGAACAGGCTGAAGATCCTGGCGGCGGTGAAGAACGCCCAAGCAACCCAGGAGCTCAGGAACGACGGCGGACTGGTGGACTTCGTGTGGAGCTTCCGTCCGGCCAGCACGCCCAAGCCACAGGCAATAACCGATATTCCGACCCAATCAGAAGAATCGGTGGCCCTGTCCAAGGCGCTTCGAAAGCGCGGATTCTCCTTCGTAGGCCCCACCACCATGTTCGCCCTGATGGAAGCCATCGGCATGGTGGACACCCACCTCCTGCAAAGTCACCGCCGGGGATCTTCCGGCGTGTGGCCCATTGAGGCCTAA
- a CDS encoding cell division protein CrgA has protein sequence MPESKPRRKTASTAQPASPQAYKPNPVWFKPVMFGLMIIGLFWIITFYISEGRFPVQAWQSWNIVAGFGIAIVGFLMTTRWRS, from the coding sequence GTGCCCGAGTCAAAGCCTCGCAGGAAGACCGCCAGCACCGCCCAGCCGGCATCACCGCAGGCCTACAAGCCCAACCCCGTATGGTTCAAGCCGGTCATGTTCGGCCTCATGATCATCGGTCTCTTCTGGATCATCACGTTCTACATCAGCGAGGGACGGTTCCCGGTCCAGGCCTGGCAGTCCTGGAACATCGTTGCAGGCTTCGGCATCGCCATCGTCGGGTTCCTGATGACCACCCGCTGGCGCTCCTAG
- a CDS encoding class E sortase codes for MVLQEKAGTATAPASRRALLPGIISVLGELLITVGVILLLFVAWQLWWTNVESDAKQSQVIKEFAQDLGTAAPAPSASAPASPPAAGEDFGKPVVGTAPGHAGTIGIMYIPRFGPTYTRPIVQGTSQDVLDTLGLGHYSNTAMPGAVGNFAVAGHRQTHGAVLDNIHTLVPGDKIYVQTKDGFYVYVFRNNQIVMPSRTDVLEPVPTQPGAAPTESYLTMTSCNPRFGAEERIIAYALLDSWRPLAAGPPAEIAAQVAAATGRS; via the coding sequence GTGGTATTGCAGGAGAAGGCGGGGACCGCCACCGCGCCCGCATCCCGTCGAGCCCTCCTGCCCGGCATTATCTCGGTGCTCGGTGAACTGTTGATCACCGTTGGCGTCATCCTCCTGCTTTTTGTGGCGTGGCAGTTGTGGTGGACCAATGTTGAGTCCGACGCCAAACAGAGCCAGGTCATCAAGGAATTCGCCCAGGACCTGGGCACCGCAGCCCCCGCTCCCTCGGCCTCAGCACCGGCGTCGCCTCCTGCCGCCGGGGAGGACTTTGGAAAGCCCGTGGTGGGCACGGCTCCCGGCCACGCCGGCACCATCGGCATTATGTACATCCCCAGGTTCGGTCCCACCTACACCCGTCCGATCGTCCAGGGGACAAGCCAGGACGTCCTGGACACCCTGGGCCTTGGCCACTACAGCAACACCGCCATGCCCGGCGCCGTCGGCAACTTCGCGGTGGCCGGCCACCGCCAAACACATGGAGCCGTGCTGGACAACATCCACACACTGGTCCCGGGTGACAAGATCTACGTCCAGACCAAAGACGGTTTCTACGTCTACGTCTTCCGGAACAACCAGATCGTGATGCCGTCCCGCACCGATGTCCTGGAACCGGTTCCCACCCAGCCGGGTGCCGCGCCGACTGAAAGCTACCTCACCATGACCAGCTGCAACCCCCGCTTCGGAGCGGAAGAACGCATCATCGCCTACGCCCTGCTGGACAGCTGGCGGCCCCTGGCGGCAGGACCACCGGCTGAGATCGCGGCCCAGGTGGCAGCAGCCACCGGAAGGAGCTGA
- a CDS encoding aminodeoxychorismate/anthranilate synthase component II, with the protein MTTTKILVVDNYDSFVYTLVGYLQELGAETTVVRNDDVTLAEAIELASTRDGVLISPGPGNPAEAGVCIELIKWCGENSVPMFGVCLGHQALAEAFGGKVTHAPELMHGKTSKVEHIGTSVFAGLPSPVTATRYHSLAAVRESIPDVLEITAQTASGVVMGLQHRTAPLCGVQFHPESVLTEGGYQMLGNWLESLGMKGAAARAAKLSPLIQQ; encoded by the coding sequence ATGACCACAACCAAGATCCTTGTAGTGGATAACTACGACAGCTTCGTCTACACCCTGGTGGGCTACCTCCAGGAACTCGGCGCCGAGACCACGGTGGTCCGCAACGACGACGTCACGCTCGCCGAGGCCATCGAACTGGCCAGCACCCGTGACGGCGTCCTCATTTCGCCCGGTCCCGGAAACCCCGCCGAGGCGGGAGTCTGCATCGAGCTGATCAAGTGGTGCGGTGAAAACAGCGTTCCCATGTTCGGCGTGTGCCTGGGCCACCAGGCGCTGGCGGAGGCTTTCGGCGGCAAGGTGACCCATGCCCCTGAACTCATGCACGGCAAAACGTCCAAGGTGGAGCACATCGGCACCAGCGTCTTTGCCGGGCTCCCCTCCCCCGTCACGGCCACCCGCTACCACTCGCTGGCCGCGGTCCGGGAATCCATCCCCGACGTCCTGGAAATCACGGCGCAGACCGCGTCCGGGGTGGTCATGGGGCTGCAGCACCGGACAGCACCATTGTGCGGGGTACAGTTCCACCCGGAATCGGTACTCACCGAGGGCGGGTACCAGATGCTCGGCAACTGGCTCGAATCGCTGGGCATGAAGGGCGCCGCTGCCCGGGCAGCGAAACTGAGCCCGCTGATCCAGCAGTAG